Genomic window (Neodiprion lecontei isolate iyNeoLeco1 chromosome 7, iyNeoLeco1.1, whole genome shotgun sequence):
GTTTGAATTATCTCAAGCACACTACGCTAATCTGGAGGTTAATCCCGTTGTTGTGACAATGTCAAGTGCCAGGTTTTttcacgcatttttttttttcgttttttgcctGACAACGATTCTCACTAACACGAATTTCAGCATCATTTTTCCTTGTTCTTTCCGGTGTGACTCTTCCTGGCGTAATAATCAACTCTCCCATTTCCTCTGGGTTTCAGATAAGTGATATTGAGATACAGCAAATATGGTGTCGTCAACCGTAGTCGAGAATGGCGAAACAATCGCCCCGGTGGTAAGTTCGTCACCAGCTGTCGGCGTGCCGCCTGGTGATTATAGGCTCGTAGGATGGGACATGGACGCCACTGGCAGGAGACTGATCGACGAGATTTGCCAAATTGCCGGGTATACGCCGAGTTCCAGCTATGGCCAGTACGTCATGCCTTTCAAGGACCTCAATCCACCTGCCAGAAAGAGGCACAATATTAGAGTTGTTACCATCGGAAAATACCGAATGCTCAAGGACAACAAGACAAACAAGGTGATGATACCATAAATAGAGCAGTTACACTTATCCTTGTGCACATATTGTTTCTATTCATTTGCAGAGCAAACAGGAACTGTAATCCTcgctgaatatttttatctcactTTCTCTACGCATCGTTGTTGATTTCgttgatggaaaaattgaaagaactCAGATGATGCATTAACGATCTACTTCGGACCAGAATTTAACACCAATATCAATATATTacaatgtttcatttttctatcatCTTATCTAGTTTTTCTTTGCTGAGATTAGCATTAGTAAACAAACATTAGTAAATTTCATATCGTtgtaaaatctgaaaatttgcATTATTTGAAAAGTAGTAAATACGTTGCAACATGTTTTTCGATgcggataaattttttttttttttctgtcattgTCACAGGTCCTAAAGACGAAAAGTGAGATATCTGCGCTGATAGATTTTATCACGTGGCTTGAGTCGGTCAAGGGAGATGCGGCCGATGGTGTGATTCTAGTTTATCATGAGCCACGCAAAGTCATACCTTCCATGCTGCTTGAATCGCTGAGGAAATTCAACCTTTTAGATCGATTCAAGCAAACCGTTAAGGGCTTCGCTAACGGGTTTAACGTTGCAGAGGTCAAATGCGCCGATACAGTACGCACATTTTCCCTACGCACATTATCGCGTGTTATGCTAGACAAGGTAAACCCTGCATTTTCTAATGCTGATTATAAAAACAATGATCATATCTGCAGATACAGATTTCAAAAACGCTAAGAATTTGATGATATCTTCCAATCATCCGTTAGTTTTCATGTAATCAACTAATTGGGAAAAggaaaattacgtcgatctCTTAACTAATATCAATATCGTATTTGAATTCCAAGGAAGAAGAGTTAGACAACGCCGTTGATAGAGCGCGTCTAGCTCTCCAAGTCATACAGCACTTGAGCGCTGGTGAAGAAACTGCAAAGGGCGCCGAGAGTAGCGGAAGTGGTGATAGCGACGCCGCGACAAAAGGGACCATAGAACTAATAAGAGAATTCGTACAGCCAACGCATGTCGAAGAAAAGGAATTAGCTGGTACAAAAGCACAAAATTTCCCTACAGATATCTTTCATTGGTTAAGGATATAAGTTGATGGCTGAGAAGGTGGGtaaattttgagaatttaTATCTCAAAAACCaataattcaattcgattgtttttattcaaaagtatgTAGATCAAActtcatttacatatttttgtcACTTGGATCAATTAATAGCCACCATTGTTATTGACAATAACATCAATGATTTGACTCTGTGACATGTTTTGCTTTGCCCACGATGTGTCAGAAACGGCTTAAACGATTTAcctcaaattttgaaaccgTATATTCTTGAATAGTTTATCCTGTTTGCAacaatctgaaatttttttcaactaaatGGCAAGCGTTTGAAATTGTCATTagatttttgccgaaaatttacCAGTATTTTAtataagtaagaaaaaaaaagatgtttaAACGTAAGTAGGAACTTTGCAAAGAGGATAAACTATCCAGGAATATTGTCTTCGAATTTGAAGTAAATAGGTCGAGCTGTTCTTGAGATATCTTGGGCACCACAAACATGTCGCCGGGCCAAACGGTCGacgttattttcaaaaatacttCAGCAA
Coding sequences:
- the LOC107222372 gene encoding maternal protein exuperantia, encoding MVSSTVVENGETIAPVVSSSPAVGVPPGDYRLVGWDMDATGRRLIDEICQIAGYTPSSSYGQYVMPFKDLNPPARKRHNIRVVTIGKYRMLKDNKTNKVLKTKSEISALIDFITWLESVKGDAADGVILVYHEPRKVIPSMLLESLRKFNLLDRFKQTVKGFANGFNVAEVKCADTVRTFSLRTLSRVMLDKEEELDNAVDRARLALQVIQHLSAGEETAKGAESSGSGDSDAATKGTIELIREFVQPTHVEEKELAGLKLVLNRQNSLRPVFGMLLRQSRRERQHASLLRRLLAEANVDYVELQEVWSNEKREGLQKLIKEKVTGAKENEEEELLEVLECHFDPEKKMKPKLSVEKKEGKKGNIGKGAVESKENIKNESATESPDTTTTSSPLKEKLVPQENAEVKASDVKCE